One Brassica napus cultivar Da-Ae chromosome A5, Da-Ae, whole genome shotgun sequence DNA window includes the following coding sequences:
- the LOC106450980 gene encoding inorganic phosphate transporter 1-4-like, whose amino-acid sequence MADNQLQVLNALDVAKTQWYHFTAIVIAGMGFFTDAYDLFCISLVTKLLGRIYYHEEGSHKPGTLPPNVAAATNGVAFCGTLAGQLFFGWLGDKLGRKKVYGMTLMIMVLCSIASGLSFGDKPKTVMATLCFFRFWLGFGIGGDYPLSATIMSEYANKKTRGAFISAVFAMQGFGIMAGGIFAIIISSIFDAKFPAPAYADDALRSTVPQADFVWRIILMFGAIPASMTYYSRSKMPETARYTALVAKNAQQAASDMSRVLQVEIEPEQILEEISTDKSKSFSLFSKQFMKRHGLHLLGTTSTWFLLDIAFYSQNLFQKDIFSAIGWIPPAQTMNAVQEVFKIARAQTLIALCSTVPGYWFTVVFIDVIGRFAIQLMGFFFMTVFMFALAIPYNHWTHKDNRIGFVIMYSLTFFFANFGPNATTFVVPAEIFPARFRSTCHGISAASGKLGAMVGAFGFLYLAQSPDKNKTDAGYPPGIGVRNSLLVLGVINFLGILFTFLVPESKGKSLEEMSGENESNEQNNNDSRTVEMV is encoded by the coding sequence ATGGCAGATAATCAATTACAAGTTTTGAATGCACTTGACGTAGCCAAGACGCAATGGTACCATTTTACTGCGATTGTAATTGCTGGAATGGGATTCTTCACCGATGCATACGATCTCTTCTGCATCTCTCTTGTCACAAAGCTACTCGGCCGCATTTACTACCACGAAGAAGGCTCCCATAAGCCAGGGACTCTCCCTCCCAATGTTGCTGCTGCCACCAACGGTGTTGCCTTCTGTGGGACCCTTGCCGGTCAGCTATTTTTCGGGTGGCTTGGTGACAAGCTGGGGAGGAAGAAAGTGTATGGCATGACGTTGATGATCATGGTTCTTTGCTCCATAGCCTCTGGTCTCTCTTTTGGAGACAAGCCAAAAACCGTGATGGCCACGCTATGTTTCTTTAGGTTTTGGCTAGGGTTTGGGATTGGTGGTGACTATCCTTTATCCGCAACAATCATGTCTGAATACGCTAACAAGAAGACACGTGGAGCGTTTATCTCAGCTGTTTTCGCAATGCAAGGGTTTGGGATCATGGCTGGTGGCATCTTTGCTATTATCATTTCCTCTATATTTGATGCTAAGTTCCCAGCGCCGGCCTATGCGGATGATGCCTTGAGATCCACGGTACCTCAAGCAGATTTTGTATGGCGTATAATCCTCATGTTTGGTGCTATCCCTGCGTCGATGACGTATTACTCAAGGTCCAAGATGCCGGAAACCGCGAGATACACAGCTTTGGTTGCTAAAAACGCACAGCAAGCTGCTTCAGACATGTCTAGGGTTCTGCAAGTGGAGATAGAGCCGGAACAGATTTTGGAAGAGATTTCAACGGATAAGTCCAAATCTTTTTCCTTGTTTTCCAAGCAATTCATGAAACGCCATGGACTTCATTTGCTAGGTACTACATCAACATGGTTCCTTCTCGACATCGCATTCTACAGTCAAAACCTTTTCCAGAAGGATATTTTCAGCGCGATCGGGTGGATCCCTCCGGCTCAAACCATGAACGCGGTTCAAGAAGTTTTCAAGATCGCGCGTGCGCAAACCCTCATCGCCTTGTGTAGCACGGTTCCTGGTTACTGGTTCACAGTTGTGTTCATTGACGTCATTGGAAGATTCGCCATTCAGCTGATGGGATTCTTTTTCATGACGGTCTTTATGTTCGCTTTGGCTATTCCGTACAACCACTGGACTCACAAGGACAACCGCATTGGATTCGTTATCATGTACTCCTTAACATTCTTTTTTGCTAACTTTGGACCCAATGCTACAACATTCGTCGTGCCGGCAGAAATCTTCCCAGCTAGGTTCAGATCAACATGTCATGGTATCTCTGCCGCATCAGGAAAGCTTGGTGCGATGGTTGGTGCGTTTGGATTCTTGTACTTGGCTCAAAGCCCTGACAAGAACAAGACAGACGCAGGATACCCTCCAGGGATTGGGGTCAGGAACTCGCTTCTCGTGTTAGGTGTGATTAACTTCTTGGGTATTCTCTTCACTTTCTTGGTGCCTGAATCTAAAGGTAAATCACTTGAAGAAATGTCTGGTGAAAATGAAAGCAATGAGCAGAACAACAACGATAGTAGAACTGTCGAAATGGTGTAG
- the LOC125609267 gene encoding inorganic phosphate transporter 1-4-like, with protein sequence MAGDQLKVLNALDVAKTQWYHFTAIIIAGMGFFTDAYDLFCISLVTKLLGRIYYHVPGSAKPGTLPPNVAAAVNGVAFCGTLAGQLFFGWLGDKLGRKKVYGMTLMVMVLCSVASGLSFGHEPKAVMATLCFFRFWLGFGIGGDYPLSATIMSEYANKKTRGAFVSAVFAMQGFGIMAGGIFAIIISSAFEAKFPAPAYAEDALRSTVPQADLVWRIILMVGAIPAAMTYYSRSKMPETARYTALVAKDAKLAASDMSRVLQVEIEAEQEKVEEISSNKSKAFSLFSKEFMKRHGLHLLGTTSTWFLLDIAFYSQNLFQKDIFSAIGWIPPAQTMNAIQEVFKIARAQTLIALCSTVPGYWFTVAFIDVIGRFAIQMMGFFFMTVFMFALAIPYNHWTHKENRIGFVIMYSLTFFFANFGPNATTFVVPAEIFPARFRSTCHGISAASGKLGAMVGAFGFLYLAQSPDKNKTDAGYPPGIGVRNSLLVLGIVNFLGILFTFLVPESKGKSLEEMSGENEENENTTSDSRTVPIV encoded by the coding sequence ATGGCAGGGGATCAGTTAAAAGTGTTGAATGCACTCGATGTAGCGAAGACGCAATGGTACCATTTTACAGCCATCATAATCGCCGGAATGGGATTCTTCACCGACGCTTACGATCTCTTCTGCATCTCTCTTGTCACCAAGCTCCTTGGCCGCATTTACTACCACGTCCCAGGCTCCGCAAAGCCAGGGACTCTCCCTCCCAATGTTGCTGCTGCCGTGAACGGCGTCGCCTTCTGTGGAACCCTAGCCGGTCAACTCTTTTTCGGGTGGCTTGGAGATAAGCTCGGGAGGAAGAAAGTTTATGGAATGACATTGATGGTTATGGTCCTTTGCTCCGTAGCTTCTGGTCTCTCTTTCGGACACGAGCCAAAAGCCGTGATGGCCACGCTATGTTTCTTTAGGTTTTGGCTAGGGTTTGGGATTGGTGGTGACTATCCTTTGTCCGCAACAATCATGTCTGAATACGCTAACAAAAAAACTCGTGGCGCGTTTGTTTCTGCCGTTTTCGCTATGCAAGGGTTTGGGATCATGGCTGGTGGCATCTTTGCTATAATTATCTCCTCTGCTTTTGAAGCTAAGTTCCCAGCCCCGGCCTATGCGGAAGATGCCTTGAGATCCACGGTACCTCAAGCAGATCTTGTATGGCGTATAATCTTGATGGTTGGTGCTATCCCTGCGGCCATGACGTATTACTCAAGGTCCAAGATGCCTGAAACCGCAAGATACACAGCTTTGGTTGCTAAGGACGCAAAGCTGGCTGCTTCAGACATGTCTAGGGTTCTGCAAGTGGAGATAGAGGCAGAACAGGAGAAAGTGGAAGAGATCTCAAGTAATAAGTCCAAAGCCTTTTCCTTGTTTTCCAAGGAATTTATGAAACGCCATGGACTTCATTTGCTAGGAACTACATCAACATGGTTCCTTCTCGACATCGCTTTCTACAGTCAAAACCTATTCCAAAAAGATATTTTCAGCGCAATCGGGTGGATACCTCCGGCTCAAACCATGAACGCAATTCAAGAAGTTTTCAAGATTGCACGCGCGCAGACTCTCATTGCCTTGTGTAGCACGGTACCTGGTTACTGGTTCACAGTTGCTTTTATAGACGTCATTGGACGGTTTGCGATTCAGATGATGGGATTCTTCTTCATGACCGTGTTTATGTTTGCGTTGGCTATTCCGTACAACCACTGGACTCACAAGGAGAACCGAATTGGATTCGTTATCATGTACTCTTTGACATTCTTTTTTGCTAACTTTGGACCCAATGCTACAACCTTCGTTGTACCGGCGGAGATCTTCCCAGCCAGGTTCAGATCTACCTGCCATGGTATCTCTGCAGCATCAGGTAAACTAGGTGCGATGGTTGGTGCGTTTGGGTTCTTGTACTTGGCTCAAAGCCCTGACAAGAACAAGACAGACGCAGGATACCCTCCAGGTATTGGAGTCAGGAACTCGCTTCTCGTGTTAGGTATTGTTAACTTCTTGGGCATCCTCTTCACTTTCTTGGTGCCTGAATCGAAAGGGAAGTCGCTCGAGGAAATGTCCggtgaaaatgaagaaaatgagaacACAACAAGTGATAGTAGAACGGTCCCAATTGTGTAG
- the LOC106450982 gene encoding endoplasmic reticulum oxidoreductin-2, producing MADTDVGNVNAKEKRSPKRLILLIGAVAVVAVAVFLNTQNSSIFDCNCRKAEKQKYIGMVEDCCCDYETVNKLNTEVLHPLLQDLVKTPFYRYFKVKLWCDCPFWPDDGMCRLRDCSVCECPESEFPEPFKKALSKDNPVCQEGKPQGAVDRTVDTRAFTGWTVTDNPWTSDDETDNGEMTYVNLLLNPERYTGYIGPSARRIWDAIYSENCPKYASEQSCQEEKILYKLVSGLHSSITVHIASDYLLDEAKNLWGQNLTLLYDRVLRYPDRVRNLYFTFLFVLRAVTKAENYLVEAEYETGKDNVIEDLKTKSLMKQLVSDPKTRAACPLPFDEAKLWKGQRGPELKQQIQKQFRNISAIMDCVGCEKCRLWGKLQILGLGTALKILFTVNGEENLRHNLELQRNEVIALMNLLNRLSESVRFVHEMSPVAERIAEDGKTKPNHNRT from the exons ATGGCGGACACGGACGTCGGAAACGTGAACGCAAAGGAGAAACGATCCCCGAAGCGATTGATTTTGCTGATCGGAGCTGTAGCTGTCGTCGCGGTCGCTGTGTTTCTGAATACTCAGAACTCGTCGATTTTTGATTGCAATTGCCGTAAG GCTGAGAAGCAGAAGTACATTGGGATGGTTGAAGACTGTTGTTGTGATTACGAGACGGTGAATAAGCTCAACACTGAGGTGTTGCATCCACTGCTTCAAGACCTTGTTAAGACACCCTTTTACCGATATTTCAAG GTTAAACTGTGGTGTGATTGCCCGTTTTGGCCTGATGATGGCATGTGCCGGTTAAGAGACTGTAGTGTTTGTGAGTGTCCTGAGAGCGAGTTCCCTGAGCCCTTTAAGAAGGCTTTAAGTAAAGACAATCCTGTTTGTCAAGAAGGGAAGCCACAGGGTGCTGTTGACCGTACCGTAGACACTAGAGCTTTCACGGGTTGGACTGTCACAGATAATCCCTGGACTAGTGATGATGAAACTGACAATG GTGAAATGACGTATGTTAATCTTCTGCTGAATCCTGAACGGTACACTGGTTACATTGGCCCGTCTGCTAGAAGGATATGGGATGCTATATACTCTGAGAATTGTCCCAAAT ATGCATCTGAACAGTCTTGCCAAGAGGAAAAGATATTGTACAAACTGGTCTCTGGTCTTCACTCATCTATTACAGTTCATATAGCTTCAGATTATTTACTTGATGAAGCTAAAAACTTG tgGGGTCAAAACCTAACACTGTTGTATGATCGTGTGTTAAGATACCCAGATCGTGTTCGGAACCtatacttcacatttttgtttgttctaaGAGCAGTAACAAAG GCAGAAAATTACTTGGTAGAAGCTGAATATGAGACTGGTAAAGACAATGTCATCGAGGATTTGAAGACCAAATCTCTTATGAAACAACTAGTCAGTGATCCTAAGACGAGAGCAGCTTGTCCACTACCATTTGATGAAGCCAAGCTCTGGAAGGGTCAACGTGGTCCAGAATTGAAACAACAAATACAAAAACAGTTCAGAAACATAAG TGCAATAATGGACTGTGTAGGCTGTGAGAAATGTCGTCTATGGGGAAAACTTCAGATTCTTGGTCTCGGCACTGCATTGAAAATCCTTTTTACTGTCAACGGTGAAGAGAATCTGCGTCATAAT CTCGAACTGCAAAGGAATGAAGTGATTGCGCTGATGAATCTACTCAACCGGTTATCTGAATCAGTGAGGTTTGTTCATGAAATGAGTCCTGTGGCCGAGAGAATCGCAGAAGATggaaaaaccaaaccaaatcataACCGAACATAA
- the LOC125575728 gene encoding inorganic phosphate transporter 1-4-like — protein MAGDQLKVLNALDVAKTQWYHFTAIIIAGMGFFTDAYDLFCISLVTKLLGRIYYHVPGSAKPGTLPPNVAAAVNGVAFCGTLAGQLFFGWLGDKLGRKKVYGMTLMVMVLCSVASGLSFGHEPKAVMATLCFFRFWLGFGIGGDYPLSATIMSEYANKKTRGAFVSAVFAMQGFGIMAGGIFAIIISSAFEAKFPAPAYAEDALRSTIPQADLVWRIILMVGAIPAAMTYYSRSKMPETARYTALVAKDAKLAASDMSRVLQVEIEAEQEKVEEISSNKSKAFSLFSKEFMKRHGLHLLGTTSTWFLLDIAFYSQNLFQKDIFSAIGWIPPAQTMNAIQEVFKIARAQTLIALCSTVPGYWFTVAFIDVIGRFAIQMMGFFFMTVFMFALAIPYNHWTHKENRIGFVIMYSLTFFFANFGPNATTFVVPAEIFPARFRSTCHGISAASGKLGAMVGAFGFLYLAQSPDKNKTDAGYPPGIGVRNSLLVLGVVNFLGILFTFLVPESKGKSLEEMSGENEDNENTTSDSRTVPIV, from the coding sequence ATGGCAGGGGATCAGTTAAAAGTGTTGAATGCACTCGATGTAGCGAAGACGCAATGGTACCATTTTACAGCCATCATAATCGCCGGAATGGGATTCTTCACCGACGCTTACGATCTCTTCTGCATCTCTCTTGTCACCAAGCTCCTTGGCCGCATTTACTACCACGTCCCAGGCTCCGCAAAGCCCGGGACTCTCCCTCCCAATGTTGCTGCTGCCGTCAACGGCGTTGCCTTCTGTGGAACCCTAGCCGGTCAGCTCTTTTTCGGGTGGCTTGGTGATAAGCTCGGGAGGAAGAAAGTATATGGAATGACGTTGATGGTCATGGTCCTTTGCTCTGTCGCCTCTGGTCTCTCTTTCGGACACGAGCCAAAAGCCGTGATGGCCACGCTATGTTTCTTTAGGTTTTGGCTAGGGTTTGGGATTGGTGGTGACTATCCTTTGTCCGCAACAATCATGTCTGAATACGCTAACAAAAAAACTCGTGGCGCGTTTGTTTCTGCCGTTTTCGCTATGCAAGGGTTTGGGATCATGGCTGGTGGCATCTTTGCTATAATTATCTCCTCTGCTTTTGAAGCTAAGTTCCCTGCCCCGGCCTATGCGGAAGATGCCTTGAGATCCACGATTCCTCAAGCAGATTTAGTATGGCGTATAATCTTGATGGTTGGTGCTATCCCTGCGGCCATGACGTATTACTCAAGGTCCAAGATGCCTGAAACCGCAAGATACACAGCTTTGGTTGCTAAGGACGCAAAGCTGGCTGCTTCAGACATGTCTAGGGTTCTGCAAGTGGAGATAGAGGCAGAACAGGAGAAAGTGGAAGAGATCTCAAGTAATAAGTCCAAAGCCTTTTCCTTGTTTTCCAAGGAATTTATGAAACGCCATGGACTTCATTTGCTAGGAACTACATCAACATGGTTCCTTCTCGACATCGCTTTCTACAGTCAAAACCTATTCCAAAAAGATATTTTCAGCGCAATCGGGTGGATACCTCCGGCTCAAACTATGAACGCAATTCAAGAAGTTTTCAAGATCGCACGCGCGCAAACTCTCATTGCCTTGTGTAGCACGGTACCTGGTTACTGGTTCACAGTTGCTTTTATAGACGTCATTGGAAGGTTTGCGATTCAGATGATGGGATTCTTCTTCATGACAGTGTTTATGTTTGCTTTGGCTATTCCGTACAACCACTGGACTCACAAGGAGAACCGAATTGGATTCGTTATCATGTACTCTTTGACGTTCTTTTTTGCTAACTTTGGACCCAATGCTACAACCTTCGTTGTACCGGCGGAGATCTTCCCAGCCAGGTTTAGATCCACCTGCCATGGTATCTCTGCCGCATCAGGAAAGTTAGGTGCCATGGTTGGTGCGTTTGGATTCTTGTATTTGGCTCAAAGTCCAGATAAGAACAAGACAGACGCAGGATATCCTCCAGGTATTGGAGTCAGGAACTCGCTTCTCGTGTTAGGTGTGGTTAACTTCTTGGGCATCCTCTTCACTTTCTTGGTGCCTGAATCTAAAGGGAAGTCGCTCGAGGAAATGTCCGGTGAAAATGAAGACAATGAGAACACAACAAGTGATAGTAGAACGGTCCCCATTGTGTAG
- the LOC106450981 gene encoding probable inactive lysine-specific demethylase JMJ19 isoform X2, with product MGIEGNHAYSKTGNMDKLSTPPGFVSQTTFVLRNVHQDRESSRPGQVQEQITGFGMDDASFKLSLSSRPWIVHDDHTKPTSETLKPTKPEERERRIQRVSKNVTLEEAPVFNPTEEEFSDTLSYIATLRDKAEPYGICCVVPPPSWKPPCLLEEKEVWEVSKFDTQVQLFDAANDTTIKKEADDDDDDDDNDDEDHTSEENVKFCRVERGPRKTLETFKNFADSYKKRHFSVEDEVLGSKSSSTPSLKQEPTVADVEKEYRQLVESPLVEIEVLYGNDLDTRTFSSGFPLPGASESCKYKTSGWNLNNTAKLPGSLLSYEDCESVGVPRLSVGMFLSSQLWKSEKDRLYSLCYLHVGAPRVWYSVAGCHRSKLMNLFPEMSGELQSKMSREPVMIMSPYALNMEGIPVTRCVQNPGQYVILFPGSCYSAVNCGFNCLEKANFAPIDWLPHGDVAVHQNQEKKKKSLISYDKILLGAAREAVKHLKEYSLSKKKTADNMRWLNACGKEGLFTSIVKSRVKQERSRRQFLASSLKSQRMDKSFDDVSKRECCFCFVDLHFSAVQCSCSDERFSCLSHVRNLCACPSGKKRFLYRYTIDELNVLVEALELQKLSAMFRWGNFDRNYYASSPGIKISQPGDKGKKADEVLPCSDNNNNTRKDVEAGGKEQGKTKVKARSVMEIMKGNDDESGHVQPCSNKPNKTCDGSAGNTAKKPKLG from the exons ATGGGAATTGAAGGTAACCACGCATATTCAAAAACTGGGAATATGGACAAGTTGTCAACTCCTCCAGGTTTTGTGTCTCAAACAACGTTTGTGCTGAGGAATGTTCACCAAGACAGAGAAAGTTCCAGGCCGGGACAAGTACAAGAGCAGATAACTGGATTCGGTATGGATGATGCTAGTTTCAAGTTGTCTCTTAGCAGCCGACCGTGGATAGTCCATGATGATCACACAAAGCCCACCTCGGAGACCTTAAAGCCAACCAAACCTGAG GAAAGGGAAAGACGGATACAGAGAGTCTCCAAGAACGTAACCCTTGAGGAAGCTCCAGTGTTCAACCCAACCGAGGAG GAGTTCAGTGACACACTCTCGTATATTGCTACCTTGCGTGACAAAGCTGAGCCTTATGGAATCTGTTGTGTGGTTCCTCCTCCTTCGTGGAAACCTCCGTGTCTTCTCGAGGAGAAGGAGGTTTGGGAGGTTTCCAAATTCGACACTCAGGTACAGCTCTTTGATGCTGCTAATGACACAACGATCAAAAAGGaggctgatgatgatgatgatgatgatgataatgatgatgaggATCATACATCGGAGGAGAACGTCAAGTTTTGTAGAGTAGAACGCGGTCCCAGGAAAACTCTGGAGACCTTTAAGAACTTTGCAGATTCATATAAGAAGAGGCATTTTAGCGTAGAGGATGAGGTTTTGGGTTCCAAGAGTTCTTCAACCCCATCGCTAAAACAAGAGCCAACCGTTGCAGATGTTGAAAAAGAGTATAGACAACTTGTTGAGAGTCCACTTGTTGAAATTGAGGTTCTTTATGGGAATGATCTAGACACCAGAACGTTTAGCAGTGGGTTTCCTTTACCTGGAGCATCTGAGTCTTGCAAGTACAAAACATCAGGTTGGAATCTGAACAATACAGCTAAGCTTCCTGGCTCTCTTCTATCGTATGAAGACTGTGAATCAGTTGGTGTTCCTCGTCTAAGTGTAGGAATGTTTCTGTCTTCCCAGTTGTGG AAATCTGAGAAGGACAGACTCTACTCGCTCTGCTATTTGCATGTGGGAGCTCCTAGAGTGTGGTACTCTGTAGCAGGGTGTCATCGTTCTAAGCTGATGAACTTATTCCCTGAGATGTCAGGAGAACTACAGTCAAAGATGAGCCGTGAACCT GTGATGATAATGTCTCCATATGCACTTAACATGGAGGGTATACCAGTGACCCGGTGTGTTCAGAACCCTGGCCAGTATGTTATCTTGTTTCCAGGGTCATGCTACTCTGCAGTAAACTGTGGCTTCAACTGTTTGGAGAAAGCAAACTTTGCTCCCATTGATTGGTTACCCCATGGGGATGTTGCTGTTCATCAGaatcaagagaagaagaagaaatcattAATATCGTATGATAAGATATTACTAGGAGCTGCACGGGAAGCTGTCAAACACCTTAAGGAGTACTCTCTATCCAAGAAGAAAACAGCAGATAATATGAGATGGCTTAACGCTTGTggcaaggagggtttgtttaccAGCATTGTTAAG TCAAGGGTGAAGCAAGAGAGGAGTAGAAGACAGTTCCTTGCTAGTTCACTAAAGTCTCAGAGAATGGACAAGAGTTTTGATGACGTGAGCAAGAGGGAATGCTGTTTTTGTTTCGTGGATCTGCATTTCTCCGCTGTCCAGTGTTCATGTTCCGATGAACGTTTCTCGTGTCTGAGCCACGTGAGGAATCTATGTGCTTGTCCGAGTGGGAAGAAGAGGTTTCTGTATAGGTACACCATCGATGAGCTGAATGTTCTTGTGGAGGCGTTGGAGCTGCAGAAACTCAGCGCTATGTTCAGATGGGGGAACTTTGATCGCAACTATTATGCTTCTTCTCCTGGGATTAAAATTTCACAACCTGGAGATAAAGGTAAGAAAGCAGATGAGGTTTTGCCTTGTAGTGATAACAATAATAACACAAGGAAAGATGTTGAAGCTGGAGGGAAGGAGCAGGGTAAGACTAAAGTGAAGGCGAGGTCAGTCATGGAGATAATGAAGGGGAATGATGATGAGTCCGGGCATGTGCAACCTTGTTCTAATAAACCAAACAAGACATGCGATGGTTCTGCTGGCAACACGGCCAAGAAACCGAAGCTGGgatga
- the LOC106450981 gene encoding probable inactive lysine-specific demethylase JMJ19 isoform X1, giving the protein MNPNKDPILPSRKRFVSISSANDFFAYPVIEKELPLCEFLRKSCFSFISSSGKIILWLVAVKVTIMGIEGNHAYSKTGNMDKLSTPPGFVSQTTFVLRNVHQDRESSRPGQVQEQITGFGMDDASFKLSLSSRPWIVHDDHTKPTSETLKPTKPEERERRIQRVSKNVTLEEAPVFNPTEEEFSDTLSYIATLRDKAEPYGICCVVPPPSWKPPCLLEEKEVWEVSKFDTQVQLFDAANDTTIKKEADDDDDDDDNDDEDHTSEENVKFCRVERGPRKTLETFKNFADSYKKRHFSVEDEVLGSKSSSTPSLKQEPTVADVEKEYRQLVESPLVEIEVLYGNDLDTRTFSSGFPLPGASESCKYKTSGWNLNNTAKLPGSLLSYEDCESVGVPRLSVGMFLSSQLWKSEKDRLYSLCYLHVGAPRVWYSVAGCHRSKLMNLFPEMSGELQSKMSREPVMIMSPYALNMEGIPVTRCVQNPGQYVILFPGSCYSAVNCGFNCLEKANFAPIDWLPHGDVAVHQNQEKKKKSLISYDKILLGAAREAVKHLKEYSLSKKKTADNMRWLNACGKEGLFTSIVKSRVKQERSRRQFLASSLKSQRMDKSFDDVSKRECCFCFVDLHFSAVQCSCSDERFSCLSHVRNLCACPSGKKRFLYRYTIDELNVLVEALELQKLSAMFRWGNFDRNYYASSPGIKISQPGDKGKKADEVLPCSDNNNNTRKDVEAGGKEQGKTKVKARSVMEIMKGNDDESGHVQPCSNKPNKTCDGSAGNTAKKPKLG; this is encoded by the exons ATGAATCCTAATAAAGATCCGATACTTCCTTCGAGAAAGCGTTTTGTTTCAATAAGCTCTGCAAATGATTTTTTTGCGTATCCTGTGATTGAAAAGGAGCTTCCTTTATGTGAATTTCTTCGAAAAAG tTGCTTCAGCTTTATTTCCTCTTCCGGAAAAATAATACTTTGGTTGGTGGCTGTAAAGGTTACAATAATGGGAATTGAAGGTAACCACGCATATTCAAAAACTGGGAATATGGACAAGTTGTCAACTCCTCCAGGTTTTGTGTCTCAAACAACGTTTGTGCTGAGGAATGTTCACCAAGACAGAGAAAGTTCCAGGCCGGGACAAGTACAAGAGCAGATAACTGGATTCGGTATGGATGATGCTAGTTTCAAGTTGTCTCTTAGCAGCCGACCGTGGATAGTCCATGATGATCACACAAAGCCCACCTCGGAGACCTTAAAGCCAACCAAACCTGAG GAAAGGGAAAGACGGATACAGAGAGTCTCCAAGAACGTAACCCTTGAGGAAGCTCCAGTGTTCAACCCAACCGAGGAG GAGTTCAGTGACACACTCTCGTATATTGCTACCTTGCGTGACAAAGCTGAGCCTTATGGAATCTGTTGTGTGGTTCCTCCTCCTTCGTGGAAACCTCCGTGTCTTCTCGAGGAGAAGGAGGTTTGGGAGGTTTCCAAATTCGACACTCAGGTACAGCTCTTTGATGCTGCTAATGACACAACGATCAAAAAGGaggctgatgatgatgatgatgatgatgataatgatgatgaggATCATACATCGGAGGAGAACGTCAAGTTTTGTAGAGTAGAACGCGGTCCCAGGAAAACTCTGGAGACCTTTAAGAACTTTGCAGATTCATATAAGAAGAGGCATTTTAGCGTAGAGGATGAGGTTTTGGGTTCCAAGAGTTCTTCAACCCCATCGCTAAAACAAGAGCCAACCGTTGCAGATGTTGAAAAAGAGTATAGACAACTTGTTGAGAGTCCACTTGTTGAAATTGAGGTTCTTTATGGGAATGATCTAGACACCAGAACGTTTAGCAGTGGGTTTCCTTTACCTGGAGCATCTGAGTCTTGCAAGTACAAAACATCAGGTTGGAATCTGAACAATACAGCTAAGCTTCCTGGCTCTCTTCTATCGTATGAAGACTGTGAATCAGTTGGTGTTCCTCGTCTAAGTGTAGGAATGTTTCTGTCTTCCCAGTTGTGG AAATCTGAGAAGGACAGACTCTACTCGCTCTGCTATTTGCATGTGGGAGCTCCTAGAGTGTGGTACTCTGTAGCAGGGTGTCATCGTTCTAAGCTGATGAACTTATTCCCTGAGATGTCAGGAGAACTACAGTCAAAGATGAGCCGTGAACCT GTGATGATAATGTCTCCATATGCACTTAACATGGAGGGTATACCAGTGACCCGGTGTGTTCAGAACCCTGGCCAGTATGTTATCTTGTTTCCAGGGTCATGCTACTCTGCAGTAAACTGTGGCTTCAACTGTTTGGAGAAAGCAAACTTTGCTCCCATTGATTGGTTACCCCATGGGGATGTTGCTGTTCATCAGaatcaagagaagaagaagaaatcattAATATCGTATGATAAGATATTACTAGGAGCTGCACGGGAAGCTGTCAAACACCTTAAGGAGTACTCTCTATCCAAGAAGAAAACAGCAGATAATATGAGATGGCTTAACGCTTGTggcaaggagggtttgtttaccAGCATTGTTAAG TCAAGGGTGAAGCAAGAGAGGAGTAGAAGACAGTTCCTTGCTAGTTCACTAAAGTCTCAGAGAATGGACAAGAGTTTTGATGACGTGAGCAAGAGGGAATGCTGTTTTTGTTTCGTGGATCTGCATTTCTCCGCTGTCCAGTGTTCATGTTCCGATGAACGTTTCTCGTGTCTGAGCCACGTGAGGAATCTATGTGCTTGTCCGAGTGGGAAGAAGAGGTTTCTGTATAGGTACACCATCGATGAGCTGAATGTTCTTGTGGAGGCGTTGGAGCTGCAGAAACTCAGCGCTATGTTCAGATGGGGGAACTTTGATCGCAACTATTATGCTTCTTCTCCTGGGATTAAAATTTCACAACCTGGAGATAAAGGTAAGAAAGCAGATGAGGTTTTGCCTTGTAGTGATAACAATAATAACACAAGGAAAGATGTTGAAGCTGGAGGGAAGGAGCAGGGTAAGACTAAAGTGAAGGCGAGGTCAGTCATGGAGATAATGAAGGGGAATGATGATGAGTCCGGGCATGTGCAACCTTGTTCTAATAAACCAAACAAGACATGCGATGGTTCTGCTGGCAACACGGCCAAGAAACCGAAGCTGGgatga